From Ipomoea triloba cultivar NCNSP0323 chromosome 5, ASM357664v1, the proteins below share one genomic window:
- the LOC116020971 gene encoding pentatricopeptide repeat-containing protein At2g03380, mitochondrial-like, translating to MNVLLYSEIPVLLKKPKIFFSIKPRSLLFSTLTGENPPFYIPSLSVKLASSLENCSDTNSLKKLHACILTRGLEHDSSLGSKLLNSYAKFDLLAESKWIFHRISDRDFSIWNPTFVGYFRAFHYDEVLGLYVELKRRSIGIYGAAVTFTVKSCGVLGDLKFGRAVHLDAVKLGLNTDENVGSSLVKLYSERAAIGNAAKVFDEITERDVVVYTVMISGYAQGGDRYAYEAFRVAHEMQRENIEPNRVTLVSLLQAASSMGALQEGNAVHGYALRRGIDCSNDVFVTTLMDMYIKCGVPDKATAVFVNTRTRSIGSWNALIGGYLRLGQSLEALELFVQMMTENHKPDLIAIANGLSSCGDRQYLRGGKSLHAYILRAGCKLDLVATTTLMDMYSKCNCVIQAEAVFDRTERKDVVLFNVMIAGYLQNRLPNQAVKLFHEMLRMGFQPNISTIISVLSAVSDLKDAIQGNGIHGFLLKRGLQSNTELANQLVEMYARCGVIKSARQVFDRIEHKDVVSWTSAIMGHVNNGEAEEAVLLFHLMQREKINPDSITLVGLLQAIAQLGCLSFARETHGCVHQLLSVQKDTHLVNSLIIAYSRCGDLSAARLLFERMPERDLASWNTMISAYGAHGDCVQALNLFNQMRKDEIEPDNYTFTSLLSACSHSGSLAEGLSIFRLMIEEHTVVPTDEHFGCMVDLLSRGGRLEEAYHLLNHAPLRENASALGAFLASCMVHRNAKMGETAGRQLLDLEPGNPSAYGLVSNLYAGQEKWEEVAQMGTMAKEKGLKRVSGRSIIEYTV from the coding sequence ATGAATGTACTGCTATATTCTGAGATTCCTGTTCTATTGAAGAAACccaaaattttcttttcaatcaaACCTCGCTCTCTCTTGTTCTCTACCTTGACTGGGGAGAACCCGCCATTTTATATACCTTCATTGTCTGTAAAGCTTGCTTCTTCTCTTGAAAACTGTTCAGACACAAATTCTCTGAAGAAGCTACACGCTTGCATATTAACACGCGGGCTTGAACACGACTCATCTTTGGGCTCCAAGCTTCTCAATAGCTACGCCAAGTTCGACCTTTTAGCTGAATCGAAATGGATATTTCACAGAATTAGCGACCGCGATTTTTCTATTTGGAATCCGacttttgttgggtattttagaGCGTTTCACTACGATGAAGTCCTAGGGTTGTATGTAGAATTGAAGAGAAGGAGCATCGGTATCTATGGCGCAGCCGTAACGTTTACGGTGAAGAGCTGCGGCGTGTTGGGCGACTTGAAATTTGGGAGAGCTGTGCATTTGGATGCTGTGAAGCTCGGGCTGAATACAGATGAAAATGTAGGGTCGTCGCTCGTTAAACTGTATTCCGAGCGGGCTGCCATTGGGAATGCAGCTAAGGTGTTCGACGAAATAACTGAGAGAGATGTTGTTGTGTATACTGTGATGATTAGCGGCTATGCTCAAGGTGGTGATCGGTATGCCTACGAGGCATTCAGAGTCGCACATGAGATGCAGAGGGAAAACATTGAACCAAATCGTGTTACTTTGGTTAGCTTACTTCAAGCAGCATCTTCCATGGGAGCACTGCAAGAGGGAAATGCAGTTCATGGGTATGCTCTCAGAAGAGGGATCGATTGTTCGAATGATGTTTTTGTGACAACTCTGATGGACATGTATATAAAGTGTGGTGTCCCAGATAAGGCCACTGCAGTCTTTGTGAATACTAGAACGAGGAGTATCGGTTCCTGGAACGCTTTGATTGGTGGTTATCTTAGGTTAGGGCAGTCTTTGGAGGCTCTGGAGCTTTTTGTTCAGATGATGACAGAAAACCACAAGCCTGATTTGATTGCTATAGCGAACGGGCTGTCAAGTTGTGGTGATCGACAGTACTTGCGTGGAGGAAAGAGCCTCCACGCTTACATACTCCGAGCTGGATGTAAGCTTGATCTTGTTGCTACTACTACTCTAATGGATATGTACTCAAAATGCAATTGCGTGATCCAGGCTGAAGCAGTATTTGATAGAACAGAGCGCAAGGATGTCGTCCTGTTTAATGTGATGATAGCTGGTTATCTTCAAAATCGACTTCCCAATCAGGCTGTGAAGTTATTCCATGAAATGCTGCGGATGGGATTTCAACCAAACATAAGCACGATAATCAGTGTACTCTCTGCAGTTTCTGATCTGAAAGATGCAATACAAGGAAATGGCATCCATGGGTTCCTGCTGAAACGCGGGCTTCAATCCAACACTGAATTAGCTAATCAGCTCGTTGAAATGTACGCAAGATGCGGTGTCATCAAATCTGCAAGACAAGTATTTGACAGGATCGAGCATAAGGACGTTGTATCATGGACATCAGCCATCATGGGCCATGTTAACAATGGCGAGGCTGAGGAAGCCGTGCTCTTGTTCCATCTGATGCAAAGAGAAAAGATAAATCCCGATTCCATCACATTAGTAGGTCTGCTCCAGGCAATCGCTCAGCTTGGATGTTTAAGCTTCGCGAGAGAAACTCATGGGTGTGTCCATCAGCTGCTAAGCGTGCAAAAGGACACACACCTCGTTAATTCTCTGATTATTGCCTATAGCAGATGTGGAGATTTAAGTGCAGCCAGGCTTTTGTTTGAGCGCATGCCTGAACGCGATCTGGCATCATGGAACACAATGATATCTGCATATGGTGCACACGGGGACTGTGTCCAGGCGCTCAACTTATTCAACCAAATGAGAAAAGATGAGATTGAGCCTGATAACTACACATTTACATCACTACTATCTGCCTGCAGCCATTCAGGATCATTAGCAGAGGGTCTGTCCATTTTCAGGTTGATGATTGAAGAACACACAGTTGTCCCAACAGACGAGCATTTCGGGTGCATGGTGGATCTACTAAGCCGAGGAGGGCGGCTCGAGGAAGCATATCATCTTCTGAACCACGCGCCATTGAGAGAAAACGCCTCGGCATTAGGGGCTTTCCTTGCTTCATGCATGGTTCACAGAAACGCGAAAATGGGTGAAACTGCAGGGAGACAGCTCCTAGATTTAGAACCTGGAAATCCAAGTGCTTATGGTTTGGTATCAAATTTGTACGCTGGACAAGAGAAGTGGGAAGAAGTAGCACAGATGGGAACCATGGCGAAGGAGAAAGGTCTGAAAAGAGTTTCAGGACGTAGCATCATAGAGTACACGGTTTAG
- the LOC116020972 gene encoding cyclic nucleotide-gated ion channel 2-like isoform X3 — MPPQTDLHFSLSRWLGVLFGRRSVKPYNSDESTGENQIAGDSSTAAVECYACTQVGVPVFHSTSCDEAHQPEWQASAGSSFVPIQNRPGSRVPAGKRSSGGYGLPCRALDPRSKRVQRLNRAFLLARGMSIAVDPLFFYALSIGVVGSPCLYMDGGMVAAVTVLRTCVDAVHLCHLWLQFRVAYVSRESLVIGCGKLVWDTQAIASHYVRSLKGFWFDVFVILPVPQVVFWLVVPKLIRDEEMRLIMTILLLFFLFQFLPKVYHSICLMRRMQKVTGYLFGTIWWGFALNLIVYFIASHVAGGCWYVLAIQRVAACLRQQCGRRSSCNRSLSCSEGVCYRFPLPTGSFPSGCAGNSTTPPINNTRCLDANGPFAFGIYESGLAVISSSSITVKILYPIFWGLQNLSTFGNMLEPTSNWLEVIFCICIVLCGLMLFTLLIGNIQVFLHAAMSKKRKMQLRCRDLEWWMRRRQLPSHLRERVQNYERYRWSTMGGQDEMKLIKDLPDGLRRDIKRYLCRHLIKKVPLFHDLDGLVLDNICDRLQPLVFSRGEKKMIREGDPVVRLVFIVRGRIKSTQILSKEMVATSMIGPGSFLGDELISWCLRRPFNDRLPPSYATFTCIEPTEAYGLDSGHLRFVADHFRYRFANDRLKRTARYYSTNWRTWAAVNIQLAWRRYVLRTTRRPVNVASRNGGDCRLRQYAAMFMSFKPHDHLE; from the exons ATGCCACCTCAAACAGATCTCCATTTCTCTCTGTCGAG GTGGTTAGGGGTGTTATTTGGGCGGAGATCAGTGAAACCCTACAACAGCGACGAGAGTACCGGCGAAAACCAAATCGCCGGCGACTCGAGCACCGCCGCCGTCGAATGCTACGCTTGCACTCAGGTCGGCGTTCCGGTATTCCACTCCACCAGTTGCGACGAAGCTCACCAGCCGGAGTGGCAGGCCTCCGCCGGCTCCTCCTTCGTTCCAATCCAGAACCGACCCGGTTCTAGGGTTCCGGCCGGGAAGAGGAGCTCCGGCGGTTATGGACTGCCGTGTCGGGCGCTGGACCCGCGGAGCAAGCGAGTGCAGAGGCTGAACCGGGCGTTCTTACTGGCGCGTGGAATGTCAATCGCCGTCGATCCTCTCTTCTTCTACGCCTTATCCATCGGCGTCGTCGGCTCGCCCTGCCTCTACATGGACGGCGGGATGGTGGCGGCGGTCACGGTCCTCCGCACGTGCGTGGACGCCGTGCACCTCTGCCACCTGTGGCTGCAGTTCCGGGTGGCCTACGTGTCACGTGAGTCGCTCGTGATTGGCTGCGGGAAATTAGTGTGGGACACCCAAGCCATTGCCTCCCACTACGTCCGCTCCCTCAAAGGCTTCTGGTTCGATGTTTTCGTCATCCTTCCCGTCCCCCAA GTTGTGTTTTGGTTGGTTGTCCCAAAACTAATACGAGATGAAGAAATGAGGCTGATAATGACCATTCTTTTACTCTTCTTCTTGTTCCAATTCCTCCCAAAGGTATACCATAGTATCTGCTTGATGAGAAGAATGCAGAAGGTTACCGGATACCTTTTTGGCACTATTTGGTGGGGCTTCGCCCTCAATCTCATTGTCTACTTCATTGCTTCTCAC GTTGCCGGGGGATGTTGGTATGTGCTGGCAATACAGCGAGTGGCGGCGTGTCTCCGGCAGCAATGTGGACGGAGAAGTTCATGCAATCGCTCGCTGTCGTGCTCCGAGGGGGTGTGCTACCGGTTTCCATTGCCGACGGGCAGCTTTCCTAGTGGTTGCGCCGGTAACTCCACGACGCCGCCGATCAACAACACGCGGTGCTTGGACGCCAATGGACCGTTTGCGTTTGGGATATACGAGTCGGGCCTTGCTGTCATTTCCAGCAGCTCCATCACTGTCAAGATTCTTTACCCTATTTTCTGGGGACTCCAGAATTTGAG CACATTTGGGAATATGTTGGAGCCAACAAGCAACTGGTTGGAAGTGATTTTCTGCATATGCATTGTGCTTTGTGGTTTAATGTTATTCACCTTATTGATTGGAAACATTCAG GTATTTCTGCATGCAGCGATGtcgaagaagagaaaaatgcagTTGCGGTGCCGGGATCTGGAATGGTGGATGAGGAGGCGGCAGCTGCCGTCGCATTTGAGAGAGAGAGTTCAGAATTATGAACGGTATAGATGGTCAACCATGGGTGGCCAAGATGAGATGAAGTTAATCAAGGATTTGCCCGATGGACTTCGACGAGACATCAAACGTTATTTGTGTCGGCATCTTATCAAGAAG GTGCCCTTATTTCACGATTTAGATGGCCTTGTTCTCGACAATATTTGTGACCGTCTCCAACCCTTAGTTTTCTCCAGAGGTGAAAAG AAGATGATAAGAGAAGGAGATCCGGTGGTACGGCTGGTGTTCATCGTCCGGGGGCGTATAAAAAGCACCCAAATTCTGAGCAAAGAAATGGTGGCCACCAGCATGATAGGACCAGGAAGCTTCTTGGGAGACGAACTTATTTCGTGGTGTCTCCGCCGTCCCTTCAATGACCGCCTGCCGCCGTCCTACGCAACCTTCACCTGCATTGAACCCACGGAAGCCTACGGTCTTGACTCCGGCCATCTCCGCTTTGTCGCCGATCACTTCCGCTACAGGTTCGCCAACGACCGCCTTAAACGGACGGCCAGGTATTACTCCACCAACTGGAGGACTTGGGCCGCCGTCAATATTCAGCTGGCGTGGCGCCGTTACGTGCTGAGGACCACGAGGCGGCCGGTGAACGTTGCAAGTCGAAACGGCGGCGATTGCCGCCTCCGGCAATACGCCGCCATGTTCATGTCATTTAAACCGCACGATCAtctagaataa
- the LOC116020972 gene encoding cyclic nucleotide-gated ion channel 2-like isoform X2 encodes MIQLVSLCCIVNCRWLGVLFGRRSVKPYNSDESTGENQIAGDSSTAAVECYACTQVGVPVFHSTSCDEAHQPEWQASAGSSFVPIQNRPGSRVPAGKRSSGGYGLPCRALDPRSKRVQRLNRAFLLARGMSIAVDPLFFYALSIGVVGSPCLYMDGGMVAAVTVLRTCVDAVHLCHLWLQFRVAYVSRESLVIGCGKLVWDTQAIASHYVRSLKGFWFDVFVILPVPQVVFWLVVPKLIRDEEMRLIMTILLLFFLFQFLPKVYHSICLMRRMQKVTGYLFGTIWWGFALNLIVYFIASHVAGGCWYVLAIQRVAACLRQQCGRRSSCNRSLSCSEGVCYRFPLPTGSFPSGCAGNSTTPPINNTRCLDANGPFAFGIYESGLAVISSSSITVKILYPIFWGLQNLSTFGNMLEPTSNWLEVIFCICIVLCGLMLFTLLIGNIQVFLHAAMSKKRKMQLRCRDLEWWMRRRQLPSHLRERVQNYERYRWSTMGGQDEMKLIKDLPDGLRRDIKRYLCRHLIKKVPLFHDLDGLVLDNICDRLQPLVFSRGEKMIREGDPVVRLVFIVRGRIKSTQILSKEMVATSMIGPGSFLGDELISWCLRRPFNDRLPPSYATFTCIEPTEAYGLDSGHLRFVADHFRYRFANDRLKRTARYYSTNWRTWAAVNIQLAWRRYVLRTTRRPVNVASRNGGDCRLRQYAAMFMSFKPHDHLE; translated from the exons ATGATACAACTAGTTAGTTTGTGTTGCATTGTTAATTGCAGGTGGTTAGGGGTGTTATTTGGGCGGAGATCAGTGAAACCCTACAACAGCGACGAGAGTACCGGCGAAAACCAAATCGCCGGCGACTCGAGCACCGCCGCCGTCGAATGCTACGCTTGCACTCAGGTCGGCGTTCCGGTATTCCACTCCACCAGTTGCGACGAAGCTCACCAGCCGGAGTGGCAGGCCTCCGCCGGCTCCTCCTTCGTTCCAATCCAGAACCGACCCGGTTCTAGGGTTCCGGCCGGGAAGAGGAGCTCCGGCGGTTATGGACTGCCGTGTCGGGCGCTGGACCCGCGGAGCAAGCGAGTGCAGAGGCTGAACCGGGCGTTCTTACTGGCGCGTGGAATGTCAATCGCCGTCGATCCTCTCTTCTTCTACGCCTTATCCATCGGCGTCGTCGGCTCGCCCTGCCTCTACATGGACGGCGGGATGGTGGCGGCGGTCACGGTCCTCCGCACGTGCGTGGACGCCGTGCACCTCTGCCACCTGTGGCTGCAGTTCCGGGTGGCCTACGTGTCACGTGAGTCGCTCGTGATTGGCTGCGGGAAATTAGTGTGGGACACCCAAGCCATTGCCTCCCACTACGTCCGCTCCCTCAAAGGCTTCTGGTTCGATGTTTTCGTCATCCTTCCCGTCCCCCAA GTTGTGTTTTGGTTGGTTGTCCCAAAACTAATACGAGATGAAGAAATGAGGCTGATAATGACCATTCTTTTACTCTTCTTCTTGTTCCAATTCCTCCCAAAGGTATACCATAGTATCTGCTTGATGAGAAGAATGCAGAAGGTTACCGGATACCTTTTTGGCACTATTTGGTGGGGCTTCGCCCTCAATCTCATTGTCTACTTCATTGCTTCTCAC GTTGCCGGGGGATGTTGGTATGTGCTGGCAATACAGCGAGTGGCGGCGTGTCTCCGGCAGCAATGTGGACGGAGAAGTTCATGCAATCGCTCGCTGTCGTGCTCCGAGGGGGTGTGCTACCGGTTTCCATTGCCGACGGGCAGCTTTCCTAGTGGTTGCGCCGGTAACTCCACGACGCCGCCGATCAACAACACGCGGTGCTTGGACGCCAATGGACCGTTTGCGTTTGGGATATACGAGTCGGGCCTTGCTGTCATTTCCAGCAGCTCCATCACTGTCAAGATTCTTTACCCTATTTTCTGGGGACTCCAGAATTTGAG CACATTTGGGAATATGTTGGAGCCAACAAGCAACTGGTTGGAAGTGATTTTCTGCATATGCATTGTGCTTTGTGGTTTAATGTTATTCACCTTATTGATTGGAAACATTCAG GTATTTCTGCATGCAGCGATGtcgaagaagagaaaaatgcagTTGCGGTGCCGGGATCTGGAATGGTGGATGAGGAGGCGGCAGCTGCCGTCGCATTTGAGAGAGAGAGTTCAGAATTATGAACGGTATAGATGGTCAACCATGGGTGGCCAAGATGAGATGAAGTTAATCAAGGATTTGCCCGATGGACTTCGACGAGACATCAAACGTTATTTGTGTCGGCATCTTATCAAGAAG GTGCCCTTATTTCACGATTTAGATGGCCTTGTTCTCGACAATATTTGTGACCGTCTCCAACCCTTAGTTTTCTCCAGAGGTGAAAAG ATGATAAGAGAAGGAGATCCGGTGGTACGGCTGGTGTTCATCGTCCGGGGGCGTATAAAAAGCACCCAAATTCTGAGCAAAGAAATGGTGGCCACCAGCATGATAGGACCAGGAAGCTTCTTGGGAGACGAACTTATTTCGTGGTGTCTCCGCCGTCCCTTCAATGACCGCCTGCCGCCGTCCTACGCAACCTTCACCTGCATTGAACCCACGGAAGCCTACGGTCTTGACTCCGGCCATCTCCGCTTTGTCGCCGATCACTTCCGCTACAGGTTCGCCAACGACCGCCTTAAACGGACGGCCAGGTATTACTCCACCAACTGGAGGACTTGGGCCGCCGTCAATATTCAGCTGGCGTGGCGCCGTTACGTGCTGAGGACCACGAGGCGGCCGGTGAACGTTGCAAGTCGAAACGGCGGCGATTGCCGCCTCCGGCAATACGCCGCCATGTTCATGTCATTTAAACCGCACGATCAtctagaataa
- the LOC116020972 gene encoding cyclic nucleotide-gated ion channel 2-like isoform X1, producing MIQLVSLCCIVNCRWLGVLFGRRSVKPYNSDESTGENQIAGDSSTAAVECYACTQVGVPVFHSTSCDEAHQPEWQASAGSSFVPIQNRPGSRVPAGKRSSGGYGLPCRALDPRSKRVQRLNRAFLLARGMSIAVDPLFFYALSIGVVGSPCLYMDGGMVAAVTVLRTCVDAVHLCHLWLQFRVAYVSRESLVIGCGKLVWDTQAIASHYVRSLKGFWFDVFVILPVPQVVFWLVVPKLIRDEEMRLIMTILLLFFLFQFLPKVYHSICLMRRMQKVTGYLFGTIWWGFALNLIVYFIASHVAGGCWYVLAIQRVAACLRQQCGRRSSCNRSLSCSEGVCYRFPLPTGSFPSGCAGNSTTPPINNTRCLDANGPFAFGIYESGLAVISSSSITVKILYPIFWGLQNLSTFGNMLEPTSNWLEVIFCICIVLCGLMLFTLLIGNIQVFLHAAMSKKRKMQLRCRDLEWWMRRRQLPSHLRERVQNYERYRWSTMGGQDEMKLIKDLPDGLRRDIKRYLCRHLIKKVPLFHDLDGLVLDNICDRLQPLVFSRGEKKMIREGDPVVRLVFIVRGRIKSTQILSKEMVATSMIGPGSFLGDELISWCLRRPFNDRLPPSYATFTCIEPTEAYGLDSGHLRFVADHFRYRFANDRLKRTARYYSTNWRTWAAVNIQLAWRRYVLRTTRRPVNVASRNGGDCRLRQYAAMFMSFKPHDHLE from the exons ATGATACAACTAGTTAGTTTGTGTTGCATTGTTAATTGCAGGTGGTTAGGGGTGTTATTTGGGCGGAGATCAGTGAAACCCTACAACAGCGACGAGAGTACCGGCGAAAACCAAATCGCCGGCGACTCGAGCACCGCCGCCGTCGAATGCTACGCTTGCACTCAGGTCGGCGTTCCGGTATTCCACTCCACCAGTTGCGACGAAGCTCACCAGCCGGAGTGGCAGGCCTCCGCCGGCTCCTCCTTCGTTCCAATCCAGAACCGACCCGGTTCTAGGGTTCCGGCCGGGAAGAGGAGCTCCGGCGGTTATGGACTGCCGTGTCGGGCGCTGGACCCGCGGAGCAAGCGAGTGCAGAGGCTGAACCGGGCGTTCTTACTGGCGCGTGGAATGTCAATCGCCGTCGATCCTCTCTTCTTCTACGCCTTATCCATCGGCGTCGTCGGCTCGCCCTGCCTCTACATGGACGGCGGGATGGTGGCGGCGGTCACGGTCCTCCGCACGTGCGTGGACGCCGTGCACCTCTGCCACCTGTGGCTGCAGTTCCGGGTGGCCTACGTGTCACGTGAGTCGCTCGTGATTGGCTGCGGGAAATTAGTGTGGGACACCCAAGCCATTGCCTCCCACTACGTCCGCTCCCTCAAAGGCTTCTGGTTCGATGTTTTCGTCATCCTTCCCGTCCCCCAA GTTGTGTTTTGGTTGGTTGTCCCAAAACTAATACGAGATGAAGAAATGAGGCTGATAATGACCATTCTTTTACTCTTCTTCTTGTTCCAATTCCTCCCAAAGGTATACCATAGTATCTGCTTGATGAGAAGAATGCAGAAGGTTACCGGATACCTTTTTGGCACTATTTGGTGGGGCTTCGCCCTCAATCTCATTGTCTACTTCATTGCTTCTCAC GTTGCCGGGGGATGTTGGTATGTGCTGGCAATACAGCGAGTGGCGGCGTGTCTCCGGCAGCAATGTGGACGGAGAAGTTCATGCAATCGCTCGCTGTCGTGCTCCGAGGGGGTGTGCTACCGGTTTCCATTGCCGACGGGCAGCTTTCCTAGTGGTTGCGCCGGTAACTCCACGACGCCGCCGATCAACAACACGCGGTGCTTGGACGCCAATGGACCGTTTGCGTTTGGGATATACGAGTCGGGCCTTGCTGTCATTTCCAGCAGCTCCATCACTGTCAAGATTCTTTACCCTATTTTCTGGGGACTCCAGAATTTGAG CACATTTGGGAATATGTTGGAGCCAACAAGCAACTGGTTGGAAGTGATTTTCTGCATATGCATTGTGCTTTGTGGTTTAATGTTATTCACCTTATTGATTGGAAACATTCAG GTATTTCTGCATGCAGCGATGtcgaagaagagaaaaatgcagTTGCGGTGCCGGGATCTGGAATGGTGGATGAGGAGGCGGCAGCTGCCGTCGCATTTGAGAGAGAGAGTTCAGAATTATGAACGGTATAGATGGTCAACCATGGGTGGCCAAGATGAGATGAAGTTAATCAAGGATTTGCCCGATGGACTTCGACGAGACATCAAACGTTATTTGTGTCGGCATCTTATCAAGAAG GTGCCCTTATTTCACGATTTAGATGGCCTTGTTCTCGACAATATTTGTGACCGTCTCCAACCCTTAGTTTTCTCCAGAGGTGAAAAG AAGATGATAAGAGAAGGAGATCCGGTGGTACGGCTGGTGTTCATCGTCCGGGGGCGTATAAAAAGCACCCAAATTCTGAGCAAAGAAATGGTGGCCACCAGCATGATAGGACCAGGAAGCTTCTTGGGAGACGAACTTATTTCGTGGTGTCTCCGCCGTCCCTTCAATGACCGCCTGCCGCCGTCCTACGCAACCTTCACCTGCATTGAACCCACGGAAGCCTACGGTCTTGACTCCGGCCATCTCCGCTTTGTCGCCGATCACTTCCGCTACAGGTTCGCCAACGACCGCCTTAAACGGACGGCCAGGTATTACTCCACCAACTGGAGGACTTGGGCCGCCGTCAATATTCAGCTGGCGTGGCGCCGTTACGTGCTGAGGACCACGAGGCGGCCGGTGAACGTTGCAAGTCGAAACGGCGGCGATTGCCGCCTCCGGCAATACGCCGCCATGTTCATGTCATTTAAACCGCACGATCAtctagaataa
- the LOC116021256 gene encoding uncharacterized protein LOC116021256: protein MAAAMAVHSPKTALMHSPSSLKDLNSSFICGSPLKSLSLHMQPRRSSGRHGVSLVITSAVTGSSRSGPKTVKNSGGDNGGGGRFYLNFTGFPFPLGPFLNRRTIRTEVVKDCIWLFEQEQALGFSSVSTNIRMTVIKLKSGGLWIHAPIAPTKECIQLVKELGYPVEYIVLPTFAYEHKIFVGPFSRKFPRAQVWVAPRQWSWPLNLPLEFFGIFRAKTLQDEDLSTPWADDIEQKVLSSPEVGIGPYVEVAFYHKRSQTLLVTDAVIFVPRSPPECISKESLLASAKNGLAVKLLSKGKEVPEEPVVDNQMNRQKGWERMVLQILFLGPSNLLEPNASFAQMSQKLIVSPIVKTLVFSKVPEKVRDWIDSIVRDWKFKRIIPAHFAAPINANRSDFLAAFAFLDDLLGERYVTRPSLSLVFTSLLGKAASYFPPDDMRTLSSLDDFLVSVGAVKKTVSGRKR, encoded by the exons ATGGCGGCAGCCATGGCTGTACACTCGCCAAAAACAGCTCTTATGCACAGCCCATCATCTCTCAAGGACCTAAACTCCAGTTTCATTTGTGGGTCGCCATTAAAGAGCCTGTCTTTACATATGCAACCAAGAAGAAGCAGCGGGAGACACGGTGTTAGCTTGGTGATAACCTCCGCCGTTACTGGAAGCTCGCGATCGGGGCCCAAGACCGTCAAGAACAGCGGCGGTGATAATGGTGGCGGTGGGAGGTTTTACCTCAATTTCACTGGCTTTCCTTTTCCCCTCGGCCCTTTCCTCAACCGCCGCACCATTAGAACTGAG GTAGTGAAAGACTGCATTTGGTTATTTGAACAAGAACAAGCACTGGGCTTCAGCAGTGTCTCAACAAACATCAGAATGACTGTAATCAAACTTAAATCGGGCGGGTTATGGATTCATGCACCGATTGCACCAACCAAAGAGTGTATTCAG CTTGTGAAAGAGTTGGGATATCCCGTGGAATATATTGTGCTGCCTACGTTTGCATATGAGCATAAAATTTTCGTTGGCCCATTCTCCAGGAAGTTTCCACGGGCACAGGTATGGGTGGCACCGAGGCAATGGAGTTGGCCTTTAAATCTGCCACTCGAGTTCTTTGGGATATTTCGTGCCAAAACCTTACAAGACGAAGATCTCTCAACTCCATGGGCAGATGACATTGAACAGAAAGTTCTTAGCTCTCCAGAAGTTG GTATTGGACCTTATGTGGAGGTGGCATTTTATCATAAGCGTTCGCAGACCTTATTAGTGACTGATGCGGTAATATTTGTTCCTAGGAGTCCACCCGAGTGTATAAGCAAGGAGTCTCTGCTTGCGTCTGCGAAGAATGGTTTGGCTGTCAAACTCCTTAGTAAAGGGAAAGAAGTCCCCGAAGAGCCAGTTGTTGACAACCAGATGAACCGACAGAAAG GATGGGAGAGGATGGTTCTCCAGATTTTGTTTCTAGGCCCGTCAAATCTACTGGAGCCTAACGCTAGCTTTGCTCAAATGTCACAGAAACTTATCGTTTCGCCCATTGTGAAGACACTGGTATTCAGCAAAGTTCCTGAAAAG GTTAGAGATTGGATTGATAGCATTGTGAGGGACTGGAAGTTCAAGAGGATAATCCCGGCTCATTTCGCTGCCCCGATAAATGCAAATAGGTCTGATTTTTTAGCGGCATTTGCATTTCTAGACGATCTCCTCGGAGAGCGCTATGTCACCAGGCCATCCCTCTCCCTCGTCTTCACATCACTGTTGGGAAAAGCCGCGAGCTATTTTCCTCCAGATGATATGAGGACCTTATCATCCCTGGATGACTTCTTGGTCTCAGTTGGAGCAGTGAAGAAAACTGTCTCAGGCCGGAAACGATGA